A genomic stretch from Ureibacillus composti includes:
- a CDS encoding DHA2 family efflux MFS transporter permease subunit, whose amino-acid sequence MESQSNKPPYLMIVILFVGTFIAFLNNTLLNVALPTIMVDFDVSYSLVQWLSTGYMLVSGVLIPASAFFITRFKTKPLFIIAMSIFAIGTILAAISPNFGVLLAGRMIQAVGSSVMAPLLMNTMLISFPVEKRGAAMGVFGLVMIAAPAIGPTLSGFLVEHYDWHILFEMIVPFTIISLVLSIWKLENVLPNRPVTLDVFSIILSTIGFGGLLYGFSISGDKGWSNPWVYGTVIIGAIGIASFIIRQLKIEDPLLDLEVYKHPMFALGSVISAVLSMALTAGMILTPAYVQSVRGIEPFDAGLMMLPGALVMAFMSPITGKLFDKFGPRILAVIGLIITTIATYYLSKFNLETSMTVIVVIYTVRMFGISMVMMPIMTNGLNQLPARLNPHGTATNNTVQQVAGSIGTAILVSIMNTRATSTGEDLAAQAAANQTTPMGEEQIAALQAQIGQQALLDGIQFSFLVATGITLLAFVLSLFLKRVKVEKAMNQQPETTKKAEKTLNQKPKTI is encoded by the coding sequence ATGGAAAGTCAATCTAATAAGCCTCCGTATTTAATGATTGTCATTTTATTCGTTGGGACATTTATTGCCTTTTTAAATAACACATTATTAAATGTCGCATTACCAACGATCATGGTCGATTTTGATGTGTCTTATTCGTTGGTACAATGGTTATCAACAGGCTACATGCTTGTAAGTGGTGTTTTAATACCTGCTTCAGCATTCTTTATTACAAGATTTAAAACAAAACCTTTATTTATCATCGCGATGTCTATTTTCGCAATTGGTACAATACTTGCGGCAATTTCACCGAATTTTGGTGTGTTACTTGCAGGTCGTATGATTCAAGCAGTGGGATCTTCTGTAATGGCCCCATTATTAATGAACACAATGTTAATTAGTTTCCCAGTTGAAAAACGTGGGGCAGCAATGGGTGTATTTGGTTTAGTTATGATTGCAGCGCCAGCAATAGGCCCAACATTATCTGGATTTTTAGTGGAACATTATGATTGGCATATCTTATTTGAAATGATCGTTCCATTTACAATTATTAGTTTAGTTCTAAGTATTTGGAAATTGGAAAACGTATTACCAAACCGTCCTGTGACGTTAGACGTTTTCTCTATTATTCTTTCAACAATCGGTTTTGGCGGTTTATTATATGGATTTAGTATTTCAGGTGATAAAGGTTGGAGTAATCCGTGGGTATATGGCACAGTGATAATTGGTGCCATTGGGATAGCTTCATTTATTATCCGTCAGTTAAAAATTGAAGACCCGCTTTTGGATCTTGAAGTGTATAAACATCCAATGTTCGCACTGGGATCAGTTATTTCCGCAGTGCTTTCCATGGCATTGACTGCAGGGATGATTTTAACACCTGCTTATGTACAAAGTGTTCGAGGAATTGAACCATTTGACGCTGGGTTAATGATGTTACCTGGTGCATTAGTAATGGCATTTATGTCACCAATTACAGGGAAGTTATTCGATAAATTTGGCCCACGTATATTAGCGGTAATTGGATTAATCATTACAACGATTGCAACATATTACTTATCTAAGTTTAATTTAGAAACTAGTATGACGGTGATTGTTGTCATTTATACTGTTCGTATGTTTGGTATCTCTATGGTCATGATGCCGATTATGACAAATGGTTTAAATCAGTTACCTGCTCGTTTAAACCCACATGGTACAGCTACTAACAATACGGTTCAACAAGTGGCGGGTTCGATCGGTACTGCAATCCTAGTATCTATTATGAACACACGTGCTACATCAACTGGCGAAGATTTAGCTGCACAAGCCGCCGCAAACCAAACAACTCCGATGGGCGAAGAACAAATTGCAGCACTACAAGCACAAATTGGGCAACAAGCACTTTTAGACGGTATTCAATTCTCATTCCTAGTTGCAACAGGAATCACATTACTTGCGTTTGTATTATCACTATTCTTAAAACGTGTTAAGGTTGAGAAAGCAATGAATCAGCAACCTGAAACAACTAAGAAGGCTGAGAAAACACTTAATCAAAAACCTAAAACAATCTAA
- a CDS encoding TetR/AcrR family transcriptional regulator has translation MRKFKTKGEEMNNRKRQIIRAARTLFIEKGFMDTSIVDIIDAANISKGTFYNHFNSKSECLIAILEETREETMNRRYEIGLNEDLSNVEILIEQICVIIHVNRKTNLLRIFESLSGVTDLGIKEVLNQHLLKETMWLARRLTDVFGNEIEPYSYECATLVLGMMHQTMRTIVIVLGEFPSPEKIVKMSIRNIEAILSLMKESNELVISSEIFDKMKTKLAYRTVTKETLINQLSGFVDKLNEIDPESAIEIAHHLLQVLKEPQLKLFVLESILMSLTKVFLGTPHEAEAREIANSFWLFLRNEQKKK, from the coding sequence GTGAGAAAATTTAAAACAAAAGGTGAAGAAATGAACAATCGTAAGAGACAAATCATTCGCGCAGCCCGGACTCTCTTTATTGAAAAGGGTTTCATGGATACGTCAATCGTGGACATTATTGATGCTGCAAACATTTCAAAAGGAACATTTTACAATCATTTCAACTCTAAAAGTGAATGCTTAATCGCCATTCTCGAAGAAACTCGAGAAGAAACAATGAATCGACGATATGAAATAGGCCTAAATGAAGATCTTTCAAATGTCGAGATTCTAATAGAACAGATCTGTGTAATTATTCATGTTAACCGAAAAACAAATTTATTAAGAATTTTCGAATCTTTATCCGGCGTTACAGATCTCGGAATAAAAGAAGTACTAAATCAACATCTTTTAAAAGAAACAATGTGGCTTGCAAGACGACTAACAGATGTTTTCGGTAATGAAATTGAACCTTACTCTTATGAATGCGCAACATTAGTATTGGGCATGATGCATCAGACCATGCGCACAATCGTCATTGTACTCGGGGAATTTCCTTCACCTGAAAAAATTGTAAAAATGTCGATTCGCAATATCGAAGCTATTCTGTCACTTATGAAAGAGAGCAATGAATTAGTTATTTCAAGTGAAATCTTTGACAAGATGAAAACGAAGTTAGCCTATAGAACGGTGACAAAAGAAACATTAATCAATCAATTATCCGGTTTTGTAGACAAGCTAAATGAGATAGATCCTGAAAGCGCCATCGAAATCGCTCATCATTTATTGCAGGTATTAAAAGAACCTCAATTAAAATTATTTGTACTAGAATCGATTTTAATGTCATTAACAAAGGTGTTTCTTGGTACACCACACGAAGCTGAAGCACGTGAAATCGCCAATTCATTTTGGCTGTTTTTGAGAAACGAACAGAAGAAGAAGTAA
- a CDS encoding DinB family protein, with protein MKEELIRLFDYHVWANERIKQHLENLSEDILLQKVNSVFPTIAETIGHIITADETWYLRMQGKGDHIKSIQPKKIYTVDDIVFESTSLYAELRKFLLDADFDFQIDYQNTKGEQFSNRICEIVQHIVNHGTYHRGNIAAMIRQQGHRGISTDYIQYIRTM; from the coding sequence ATGAAAGAGGAACTAATCCGTTTATTTGATTATCACGTATGGGCGAATGAAAGAATTAAACAACATCTCGAGAATTTATCAGAAGATATTTTGCTTCAAAAAGTAAATAGTGTTTTTCCCACTATTGCTGAAACAATTGGTCATATCATTACGGCAGATGAAACGTGGTATTTAAGAATGCAAGGGAAGGGCGACCATATCAAGTCCATTCAACCAAAGAAAATCTATACGGTTGATGATATTGTTTTTGAATCAACTAGTTTATATGCAGAACTTCGCAAATTTCTTTTGGATGCTGATTTTGATTTTCAAATCGACTACCAAAACACAAAAGGTGAACAGTTTAGTAATAGGATATGTGAAATAGTCCAACATATTGTAAATCATGGGACATACCACCGAGGAAATATTGCCGCTATGATTCGTCAGCAAGGGCATCGGGGCATTTCAACTGATTATATTCAATACATTAGGACGATGTAG
- a CDS encoding NADH-dependent flavin oxidoreductase, with protein sequence MNDTYKELFSPYTLPNGIQLKNRIVMAPMTNFSSNPDGTVTEAEVNYYARRSRGVSMVITACTFVTPNGKGFHGEFAGDRDEMIPSLKQLATAIKEQGAKAILQIFHGGRMCPPELVPNGELVSASDVPATNSPNIPRALSESEIEEIIHAFGETTRRAIEAGYDGVEIHGANGYLLQQFFSPHSNRREDRYGGSLEKRMTFPLAIVDEVKKVVETHADSSFIVGYRFSPEEAETPGITMEETLALVDRLADKDLTYLHVSLNEFFSLPRRGVEDLSKTRIDYLLETINNRVPLIGVGSIYTAEDAKKAMSSGVALIALGRELIIDPDWVQKVAEGKEDEIMTKLHKDKQDELVVPDPLWNAIVNTPGWFPIA encoded by the coding sequence ATGAATGACACATATAAAGAATTATTTTCGCCATATACTTTACCTAACGGGATTCAATTGAAGAATCGCATCGTGATGGCTCCAATGACAAACTTTTCATCGAATCCTGATGGGACTGTCACAGAGGCTGAAGTTAACTATTACGCACGCCGCTCTAGAGGCGTCAGCATGGTCATTACAGCATGCACTTTCGTTACACCGAACGGAAAAGGGTTTCATGGTGAATTTGCTGGAGATCGCGATGAAATGATTCCAAGTTTAAAGCAACTAGCCACTGCTATTAAAGAGCAAGGTGCAAAGGCCATTCTTCAGATTTTCCACGGGGGAAGAATGTGTCCTCCTGAATTAGTGCCAAACGGGGAGCTTGTAAGTGCTAGCGATGTACCTGCAACAAATTCTCCCAATATACCAAGAGCTCTATCTGAGTCAGAAATTGAAGAGATTATTCATGCTTTTGGTGAAACAACTCGTCGTGCTATTGAAGCAGGCTACGATGGTGTTGAAATCCACGGTGCCAATGGATATTTACTCCAACAATTCTTTTCTCCTCACTCTAATCGTCGAGAAGATCGCTATGGAGGTAGCTTAGAAAAACGAATGACCTTCCCTTTAGCGATTGTGGATGAAGTGAAAAAAGTAGTTGAAACGCATGCAGACTCATCCTTTATTGTCGGGTATCGTTTTTCACCAGAGGAAGCAGAGACACCTGGCATAACAATGGAAGAAACTTTAGCTTTAGTTGATCGGTTAGCAGACAAAGACTTAACATATTTACATGTGTCTTTAAATGAATTCTTCTCTCTGCCAAGAAGAGGTGTAGAGGATTTATCAAAAACGCGCATAGATTATTTACTTGAAACTATTAATAATCGCGTTCCTCTGATTGGTGTAGGGTCAATTTATACTGCTGAAGATGCCAAAAAAGCAATGTCTTCAGGAGTTGCACTCATTGCATTAGGAAGAGAACTTATTATTGATCCTGATTGGGTACAAAAAGTAGCAGAAGGTAAAGAAGATGAAATTATGACGAAACTCCATAAGGACAAGCAAGACGAACTAGTCGTACCAGACCCATTATGGAACGCAATCGTTAATACACCAGGTTGGTTCCCGATTGCTTAA
- a CDS encoding amidohydrolase yields MKNTLLNTQQLLNDLKGEIISNRRYLHQHPELSFEEKETSSFIETKLKEYGFERIEHYGKYGLVGRLKGNLPGPTVALRADFDALPIQDQKDTTYKSKVDGKMHACGHDGHTAALLGVTKVLKQVEDQLKGNVVVLFQPAEEKPPGGAKFMIEDGVLDDVDIIFGAHLDTSNPIGIVSVGSGYQMAAVDYFKIEIKGQGGHGAYPHQTVDSIVIGTTVVNSLQQIVSRKVNPQQAAVVTVGTFHAGQAFNVIPDSVVIEGTVRTFEEDVQNLVEQEIHAISTGIARSFGAEATVTYERGYPPLYNHVNETEIVREAVSEVFGENVRPMKSTMGAEDFAFYLKHKPGSFFKVGAHNQDPKTQFPHHHPSFDFDEEALINIGKSFLAVLNKYVF; encoded by the coding sequence TTGAAAAACACACTTCTTAACACTCAACAATTACTAAATGATTTAAAAGGTGAAATCATCTCAAACCGTCGTTACTTACACCAACATCCTGAACTGTCTTTTGAAGAAAAAGAAACATCAAGTTTTATAGAAACTAAATTAAAAGAATATGGATTTGAACGAATCGAACATTATGGAAAATATGGATTAGTTGGACGATTGAAAGGAAACCTCCCTGGTCCGACAGTTGCGCTGCGGGCAGATTTTGATGCACTTCCAATCCAAGACCAAAAAGATACAACTTATAAATCGAAAGTCGATGGTAAAATGCATGCTTGTGGACATGATGGACATACGGCAGCATTGTTAGGTGTTACTAAGGTACTAAAACAAGTGGAAGATCAACTAAAAGGGAATGTTGTTGTGCTATTCCAACCAGCTGAAGAAAAACCTCCCGGCGGAGCGAAATTTATGATTGAAGACGGTGTACTAGATGATGTCGATATAATTTTTGGGGCACATTTAGATACGAGTAATCCGATTGGTATTGTTTCAGTTGGTAGTGGTTATCAAATGGCCGCTGTCGATTATTTTAAAATTGAAATCAAAGGTCAGGGTGGACATGGTGCTTACCCACATCAAACCGTTGATAGTATTGTGATTGGAACGACAGTTGTAAATAGTTTGCAACAAATTGTCAGCCGAAAAGTAAATCCTCAACAAGCAGCGGTCGTTACAGTTGGAACATTTCATGCAGGTCAAGCGTTTAATGTCATACCCGACTCTGTTGTGATTGAAGGAACAGTGCGAACGTTTGAAGAAGATGTGCAAAATTTAGTAGAACAAGAGATTCATGCAATTTCAACGGGAATTGCTCGATCATTTGGTGCAGAGGCAACAGTAACTTATGAGAGGGGATATCCTCCTTTATATAATCATGTGAACGAAACAGAAATTGTTAGAGAAGCTGTGAGTGAAGTATTTGGTGAAAACGTACGACCTATGAAATCGACAATGGGTGCTGAAGATTTTGCCTTTTATTTAAAACATAAACCAGGGAGCTTCTTTAAAGTAGGGGCACATAATCAAGATCCAAAAACTCAATTCCCTCATCATCATCCTTCCTTTGATTTTGATGAAGAAGCGCTAATTAATATTGGTAAATCGTTTCTTGCTGTTTTGAATAAGTATGTATTTTAA
- a CDS encoding VOC family protein, with protein MSLQFDHIVHYVFEPKEMTKELSDVGIQNQYGGEHDKGGTYNTLSYFGLKYIEYLGIKDDQSFEENIPHIQKYSLLSNVVDRRDQEGFITMALRSHNLLDLANSLREKGVAANGPFPLSRKTPEGTILSWELLYAGEDDLEIPLPFFIDWGVSDEERRTDLTEAGLITNHPKGNLEISAVIFAVHSFDQSFEKWKTYLALEEIDAESNFNEEVECRTLALGDTNLQFVKPLGEGPIQSFLSNHGPGIYQLKFSGANEQEEFVLHNANYRFL; from the coding sequence ATGTCGTTACAATTTGATCATATTGTTCATTACGTTTTTGAACCGAAAGAAATGACAAAAGAATTAAGTGATGTAGGGATTCAAAATCAGTATGGCGGAGAACACGATAAAGGTGGTACTTATAATACATTAAGCTATTTTGGCTTAAAGTATATTGAATATTTGGGAATAAAAGATGACCAGTCGTTTGAAGAAAATATCCCTCATATCCAAAAATATAGCTTGTTATCTAATGTAGTGGACAGACGTGATCAGGAAGGTTTTATTACGATGGCTCTACGTTCGCATAATCTACTTGATTTGGCGAATAGTTTAAGAGAAAAAGGAGTAGCGGCGAACGGTCCATTCCCATTAAGTCGTAAAACTCCTGAAGGAACAATCTTAAGTTGGGAACTATTGTATGCAGGTGAAGATGATCTTGAAATTCCACTACCATTCTTTATCGATTGGGGAGTGTCGGATGAGGAACGTAGAACAGACCTAACAGAAGCGGGTCTTATAACGAATCATCCAAAAGGCAATCTTGAAATCTCTGCTGTTATTTTTGCTGTTCATTCCTTCGATCAATCCTTTGAAAAATGGAAAACTTACTTAGCATTGGAGGAAATTGATGCAGAAAGTAACTTTAATGAAGAAGTAGAATGCCGTACGTTGGCACTTGGAGATACAAACCTACAATTTGTAAAACCGCTTGGAGAAGGCCCAATTCAATCGTTTTTATCAAATCATGGTCCTGGAATTTATCAATTAAAATTTAGCGGTGCAAATGAACAAGAAGAATTTGTACTACATAATGCAAATTATAGATTTCTTTAA
- a CDS encoding ATP-binding protein — protein MNNQNYIIKHREIDPQAIPNYFEYGYVVNRIKETLFQEFGFQFKMYADDETTNEIWEVLEEDIQNNKHEVNLISYIYDGIETATISSNHTQEKLELIIKPRINNALYYYPNFNVALAQVSVFQSHSELTHDFLLAKDDACMVAFLKYVLERKREYIQNHVTVFTDTDDGIDRKKEKITTLVTRDDVFLEENLKKEIYRSIDEFFSEGGSFFTTYNIPYKRGILLYGKPGNGKTTLVKSIAGSISAPVAYWQITEYTSSYSIHEVFSTVAKMAPMVLVIEDIDSMPEDVRSVFLNTLDGATSKEGVFLIGTTNYPEKIDPALINRAGRFDRAYEIKLPTEELREQYLLKKEINQFISLVDVEKLVKETHGFSFAQLNELYTSIALQWHYDREVDIDQICTQLQSDNKNNKKRNWDSELESYSVGFRV, from the coding sequence ATGAATAACCAAAATTATATTATTAAACATCGTGAAATTGATCCACAGGCCATTCCGAATTACTTTGAGTATGGTTATGTCGTTAATCGCATTAAAGAGACTTTATTTCAGGAATTTGGGTTTCAATTCAAGATGTATGCAGATGATGAAACAACAAATGAAATATGGGAAGTATTAGAGGAAGACATTCAGAATAACAAACATGAAGTCAATTTAATTTCCTATATTTACGATGGAATTGAAACGGCGACGATTTCCTCTAATCATACGCAAGAAAAGTTAGAGTTAATTATTAAGCCTAGAATTAATAATGCACTTTATTACTATCCAAACTTTAATGTTGCATTAGCGCAAGTATCCGTCTTCCAAAGTCATAGTGAATTAACTCATGATTTTCTTTTAGCAAAAGATGATGCCTGTATGGTGGCTTTCTTAAAATATGTGTTAGAACGAAAAAGAGAGTATATTCAAAATCATGTGACTGTATTTACTGATACAGATGATGGGATTGACCGAAAAAAAGAAAAGATTACGACATTAGTAACGAGAGACGATGTGTTCTTAGAGGAAAATCTGAAAAAGGAAATTTATCGTTCGATTGATGAATTTTTCTCAGAAGGCGGAAGCTTTTTTACTACTTATAATATTCCTTATAAAAGAGGAATTCTGCTATATGGGAAACCGGGTAATGGAAAAACAACACTTGTAAAATCTATTGCAGGTAGTATTTCGGCTCCGGTTGCTTATTGGCAAATCACTGAATATACGTCTAGTTATTCGATACACGAAGTATTTTCAACCGTAGCCAAAATGGCGCCAATGGTATTAGTCATTGAAGATATTGACTCAATGCCAGAAGACGTACGTTCTGTCTTCTTAAATACGCTTGATGGTGCAACTTCGAAAGAAGGAGTTTTTCTAATCGGAACTACGAACTATCCAGAAAAAATTGACCCTGCACTCATTAACCGTGCTGGTCGATTTGACAGAGCCTATGAAATAAAACTTCCAACAGAAGAATTACGCGAACAGTATTTGTTGAAAAAGGAAATCAATCAGTTTATTTCACTAGTAGATGTAGAAAAATTGGTGAAGGAAACACATGGCTTTTCCTTTGCGCAACTCAATGAATTATATACATCAATTGCTTTACAATGGCACTATGATCGAGAAGTTGATATCGATCAAATATGTACTCAACTACAATCCGATAACAAAAATAATAAAAAACGAAATTGGGATTCTGAACTAGAATCGTATAGTGTCGGTTTCCGAGTTTAG
- a CDS encoding amidohydrolase, giving the protein MINEKIKQGIQQYSDELTAIRRKLHSEPELSWEEYETTAFVSSYLNELGIEHRKTEPTGVIAEIKGGKTGETVALRADMDALPVEELNTDLPYASKEKGKMHACGHDAHTAMLLIASKVLNEIKDELPGNVRLIFQPAEEAATGAKAMVEQGAVEGVDNVFGIHIWSQMPTNKVSCYPGASFASADIFKVTFKGKGGHGAMPHDTIDAAVIASSFVMNVQSVVSRTIDPLQPAVLTVGKMVVGTRFNVIAENAEIEGTVRCFDAETRDHIEKQLQVYAENVASIYGATAKVEYIRGTQAVINEEESAKLVHQVTTQAFGEEANYYEKPTMGGEDFSFYLDEVPGSFALVGSGNPDKDTEWAHHHGKFNVDEDALVTGAELYAQYAWAYLNK; this is encoded by the coding sequence ATGATCAATGAAAAAATAAAACAAGGCATTCAACAATATAGCGATGAATTAACAGCCATTCGTCGAAAATTGCATAGTGAACCAGAATTATCATGGGAAGAATACGAAACAACTGCTTTTGTTTCATCCTATTTGAATGAACTAGGGATAGAACATCGTAAAACAGAGCCAACTGGGGTCATCGCTGAAATAAAAGGCGGCAAAACAGGAGAAACGGTTGCGTTACGTGCCGATATGGACGCACTTCCAGTTGAAGAGCTAAACACAGACCTTCCTTATGCATCCAAGGAAAAAGGAAAAATGCATGCATGTGGTCACGATGCACATACAGCCATGTTATTGATTGCATCAAAAGTACTGAATGAAATCAAAGATGAACTACCAGGGAATGTTCGATTGATTTTCCAGCCTGCAGAAGAAGCGGCAACGGGAGCAAAAGCAATGGTAGAACAAGGCGCGGTTGAAGGTGTGGACAATGTATTCGGTATTCATATTTGGTCACAGATGCCAACAAATAAAGTATCCTGTTACCCTGGTGCATCTTTCGCTTCCGCAGATATTTTTAAGGTAACGTTTAAAGGAAAAGGCGGTCATGGAGCGATGCCTCACGATACGATTGATGCAGCGGTCATCGCGTCTTCATTCGTCATGAACGTACAATCAGTAGTATCAAGAACAATTGATCCACTGCAACCAGCAGTACTAACGGTTGGGAAAATGGTTGTAGGTACACGCTTTAACGTCATCGCAGAAAATGCAGAAATCGAAGGGACTGTTCGATGTTTTGATGCTGAAACACGTGATCATATAGAAAAGCAACTGCAAGTTTATGCAGAGAATGTGGCAAGTATATATGGTGCAACTGCCAAAGTAGAATACATTCGTGGTACACAAGCTGTCATTAATGAGGAAGAAAGTGCAAAATTAGTGCACCAAGTGACGACACAAGCCTTTGGTGAGGAAGCAAATTACTATGAAAAGCCAACGATGGGGGGGGAAGACTTCAGTTTCTACTTGGATGAAGTCCCAGGAAGTTTTGCATTAGTCGGCTCAGGTAACCCAGACAAAGACACAGAATGGGCCCACCACCACGGTAAATTCAATGTTGACGAAGATGCACTTGTAACTGGTGCTGAACTATACGCGCAATATGCGTGGGCTTATTTAAATAAGTAG